In one window of Erythrolamprus reginae isolate rEryReg1 chromosome 1, rEryReg1.hap1, whole genome shotgun sequence DNA:
- the LOC139166371 gene encoding olfactory receptor 8D1-like has translation MGEKNLDVIFEENVTMAVKDFIFVGLTSNPKIQSILFLIFLLIYVITLIENLGMVALIGTSACLHTPMYFFLSSLSILDACFSSVFAPKMLVNFLADKNSISYTGCAIQMYFFIGLGSAECFLLAAMAYDRYVAICKPLLYPVLMSPKDCILLVAGSYVLGLLHSFIHTIFTFQLSFCSSVINHFFCDITALLSLSCSDTYINELLIFYVAGLVEIITILSVAVSYIYILTNIVIGIHSAAGRMKAFSTCTSHLTVVTIFHGAILILHFQPKSSSKLPHQDMSDKILAVFYTIVIPLLNPLIYSLRNKEVKDALRSSWRRAWVKTSGCSRFDPVLRTSSASGGRLRPLAQNTSAHAKKHRARMQAHLQTSSKGF, from the coding sequence ATGGGTGAAAAAAATCTGGACGTGATCTTTGAAGAAAACGTTACCATGGCTGTCAAGGACTTCATATTTGTAGGATTAACAAGCAATCCTAAAATACAGAGCATCCTCTTTTTAATATTCCTTCTCATTTATGTAATCACTTTGATTGAAAATCTAGGAATGGTTGCTTTGATAGGGACCAGTGCTTGTCTCCACACCCCTATGTATTTTTTCCTCAGCAGCTTATCCATTCTggatgcatgcttctcttctgtGTTTGCTCCAAAGATGTTAGTGAACTTTTTGGCAGATAAAAACTCAATTTCCTATACTGGATGTGCAATACAGATGTACTTTTTTATAGGTTTAGGGAGTGCAGAATGCTTTCTTCTTGCAGCAATGGCTTATGACCGGTACGTAGCTATCTGCAAGCCCTTGTTGTATCCTGTCCTCATGTCTCCCAAGGATTGTATTCTTCTGGTGGCAGGTTCCTATGTTCTTGGTCTTTTACATTCTTTTATACATACTATTTTTACTTTCCAACTCTCCTTTTGTAGTTCGGTTATCAATCATTTTTTCTGTGACATCACTGCGCTTTTATCACTTTCCTGTTCTGATACTTATATCAATGAACTTCTGATCTTTTATGTGGCTGGGCTTGTGGAAATAATCACCATTCTGAGTGTAGCGGTTTCTTACATATACATTCTCACCAACATTGTAATAGGAATTCACTCGGCCGCAGGCAGGATGAAAGCTTTCTCCACCTGCACTTCACACCTCACCGTAGTCACCATCTTCCATGGGGCAATCCTTATTTTGCACTTCCAACCAAAATCTAGCAGCAAACTGCCCCATCAAGATATGAGTGACAAAATTCTTGCTGTTTTCTATACAATTGTTATCCCCTTACTGAACCCTTTGATTTATAGCCTGAGAAACAAAGAGGTCAAGGATGCCTTAAGAAGTTCTTGGAGAAGAGCCTGGGTCAAAACCAGCGGTTGCTCCCGGTTTGacccggttcttagaaccagtagcgccagtggtgggaggctccgcccacttgcccagaacacttctgcacatgccaaGAAGCATCGCGCACGCATGCAAGCACACttgcaaaccagtagtaaaggattttag
- the LOC139158941 gene encoding olfactory receptor 5AR1-like: MTEENSTTKVKEFVFVSFTNKPVLKIILFLVILIFYMATLMGNIGMIALIRASPQLHTPMYFFLSNLSFIDSLFSSVVACRFLVILLDDKKSISFIGCATQMYFVIGLASVECFLLAAMAYDRYVAICKPLLYPVLMSPRVCILLMASSYLLGSFHSLLHTIFTFRLSFCRFEINQVYCDISALFLLSCTDTHLNELLVFYVAGLVETTTVLCVFLSYMYILANIMRISSASGRLKAFSTCTSHLIAVTIFHGAILILHFRPKSSNGSPIQDASDKILAVFYTIVIPLLNPLIYSLRNKEVKGALRSSWTRAWI; the protein is encoded by the coding sequence ATGACAGAAGAAAATAGCACCACAAAAgtcaaggagtttgtctttgtaAGTTTCACCAACAAGCCTGTCCTGAAGATTATCCTTTTTTTGGTGATCTTGATATTTTACATGGCTACACTAATGGGCAATATAGGAATGATTGCTTTAATAAGGGCCAGCCCCCAACTCCACACTCCAATGTACTTCTTCCTCAGCAATCTATCCTTTATAGATTCATTATTCTCCTCTGTGGTTGCCTGTAGGTTTTTGGTGATTCTCCTGGACGATAAaaaatctatttcctttattGGGTGTGCCACGCAAATGTACTTTGTCATAGGCTTGGCGAGTGTAGAGTGCTTTCTCCTTGCAGCAATGGCCTATGACCGATATGTGGCTATCTGCAAACCTTTGCTGTACCCAGTCCTCATGTCTCCCAGAGTCTGCATTCTTCTGATGGCAAGTTCCTATCTCCTGGGTTCTTTCCATTCCCTTCTTCATACCATTTTCACTTTCAGATTGTCCTTCTGTCGGTTTGAGATCAATCAGGTATATTGTGACATCTCAGCTCTTTTCCTGCTCTCCTGTACTGACACTCAcctaaatgaacttctggtttttTATGTGGCTGGACTGGTAGAAACAACTACCGTGCTGTGTGTTTTTCTTTCATACATGTATATTCTTGCCAATATTATGAGGATCAGTTCAGCTTCAGGCAGACTGAAAGCCTTCTCCACTTGCACGTCACACCTAATTGCAGTTACCATCTTCCACGGGGCAATCCTTATTTTACATTTCCGACCAAAATCAAGCAATGGATCTCCCATCCAAGATGCAAGTGACAAAATCCTTGCTGTTTTCTACACAATTGTTATCCCTCTGCTGAACCCTTTGATTTACAGCCTGAGAAACAAGGAGGTGAAGGGAGCCTTAAGATCTTCTTGGACAAGAGCATGGATTTAA
- the LOC139166429 gene encoding olfactory receptor 5AR1-like: protein MTAENSTTKVKEFVFVSFTNKPVLKIILFLVILIFYMATLMGNIGMIALIRASPQLHTPMYFFLSNLSFIDSLFSSVVACKSLANFLEDKKLISFIGCAMQMYFVIGLGSAECFLLVAMAYDRYVAICKPLLYPVLMSPRICFLLMAGSYLLGFSHSLLHTIFTFRLSFCRSEINHVYCDITALLLLSCTDTHLNELLIFYVAGLVETTTLLSVFLSYICILANIVRISSASGRLKAFSTCTSHLIAVTIFHGAILILHFRPKSSNGSPIQDVSDKILSVFYTIVIPLLNPLIYSLRNKEVKDALRGLVKKAWLALITYFSSCWPKILKWAITSR from the exons ATGACAGCAGAAAACAGCACCACAAAAgtcaaggagtttgtctttgtaAGTTTCACCAACAAGCCTGTCCTGAAGATTATCCTTTTTTTGGTGATCTTGATATTTTACATGGCTACACTGATGGGCAATATAGGAATGATTGCTTTAATAAGGGCCAGCCCCCAACTCCACACTCCAATGTACTTCTTCCTCAGCAATCTATCCTTTATAGATTCATTATTCTCCTCTGTGGTTGCCTGTAAGTCTTTAGCAAATTTCCTGGAAGATAAGAAATTAATTTCCTTTATTGGGTGTGCCATGCAGATGTACTTTGTCATAGGCTTAGGGAGTGCAGAGTGCTTCCTCCTTGTGGCAATGGCCTATGACCGATATGTGGCTATCTGCAAACCTTTGCTGTACCCAGTCCTCATGTCTCCCAGAATCTGCTTTCTTCTGATGGCAGGTTCCTATCTCCTGGGCTTTTCCCATTCCCTTCTTCATACCATTTTCACTTTCAGATTGTCTTTCTGTCGGTCTGAGATCAATCATGTATATTGTGACATCACAGCACTTTTATTGCTCTCCTGTACTGACACTCACCTAAATGAACTTCTGATTTTTTATGTGGCTGGACTGGTAGAAACAACTACTTTGCTAAGTGTTTTTCTTTCATATATATGTATTCTTGCCAATATTGTGAGGATCAGTTCAGCTTCAGGCAGACTGAAagccttctccacttgcactTCACACCTAATTGCAGTTACCATCTTCCACGGGGCAATCCTTATTTTACATTTCCGACCAAAATCAAGCAATGGATCTCCCATCCAAGATGTGAGTGACAAAATTCTTTCTGTTTTCTACACAATTGTTATCCCTCTGCTGAACCCTTTGATTTACAGCCTGAGAAACAAGGAGGTGAAGGATGCTTTAAGAGGTCTTGTAAAAAA GGCATGGTTAGCTCTCATTACTTATTTCAGCTCCTGCTGGCCTAAAATTTTAAAGTGGGCAATCACAAGTAGATAG
- the LOC139158950 gene encoding olfactory receptor 5AS1-like, whose amino-acid sequence MAGENCTLMENLILLGFTDRLVLKNILFVIFLLIYIITVVGNTVITWVVKINSHLQTPMYFFLSNLSFLDLCYSSVVTPKMLVNFLSHQKIISYTGCILQLYFYAGLVTTECYLLAVMAYDRYLAICNPFLYTFIMSRRICISLVILSYFSGFLNSTIQTGFSLRVTCYKTNVIDHFFCDDPPLSYLYCSDISLNELLLFTIVGFNEVTTTSLVFVSYCCILFTILRMDSVEDKHKAFSTCTSHLMVVTIFYGTLLFMYLRPTTSYSMDTDKVVSVFYTVIIPMLNPIIYSLKNKEVINCMKKLLKGTVFSK is encoded by the coding sequence ATGGCTGGAGAAAATTGTACTCTGATGGAAAACCTCATTCTTTTGGGATTCACAGATCGTCTTGTCCTGAAAAACATTCTCTTTGTGATCTTTTTGCTCATCTATATTATCACTGTTGTAGGAAATACTGTTATTACTTGGGTTGTTAAAATCAATTCCCACCTTCAAACCCCCATGTATTTCTTTCTCAGCAATTTGTCTTTCTTAGATCTCTGTTATTCTTCTGTTGTCACCCCAAAAATGCTTGTAAATTTCCTATCACACCAAAAAATCATTTCATATACTGGGTGCATCTTACAACTTTACTTTTATGCTGGTTTAGTAACTACAGAATGCTATCTTTTGGCTGTGATGGCTTATGACCGGTATTTGGCTATCTGTAACCCATTCCTGTATACATTCATCATGTCTCGAAGGATCTGTATCTCTTTGGTCATCTTGTCATATTTCTCTGGATTCCTGAATTCTACAATCCAGACAGGATTTAGTTTACGAGTAACATGTTACAAAACCAATGTCATCGATCATTTCTTCTGTGATGACCCCCCTCTGAGTTATCTTTACTGTTCTGATATTTCACTCAATGAACTTTTGCTATTTACAATTGTTGGGTTTAATGAAGTCACTACCACATCATTGGTGTTTGTATCCTATTGCTGCATCCTCTTTACTATCCTTAGAATGGACTCTGTAGAAGACAAACACAAGGCTTTCTCTACTTGCACATCTCACTTGATGGTTGTCACCATTTTCTATGGAACTCTTCTCTTCATGTACTTGCGTCCTACAACTAGTTATTCCATGGACACCGATAAAGTAGTGTCAGTCTTCTATACAGTGATAATCCCAATGCTCAACCCAATAATATACAGCTTGAAAAACAAAGAGGTTATAAATTGTATGAAGAAACTATTAAAAGGAACAGTCTTTTCTAAATGA